The genomic stretch ATTTTCCTCGGAACATCATTATACCCCCTATTATTTATGTTGGTTCCATTTACAATAAATGAAACATTACCCCCTCTAGTCAATGGAACAAACTTAGACCGTGGCCCAGTATAAACTACCGTAGTTGTTTTCGGCTCAAATTTGACTTTACTTATTCTATTGAACTGGGAGTCGTATTTCACAAGCTCTAGTGAAGTCTGAACAAATACGTCTCCCTCTGGAGAAAAACCCATGGCCAATGCTGAGGACTGATAATCTTCCGGCCCCTCTCCCTGACTTTTTTTACTGGCTAATATTTTCCCGTTTTTATCAAAAAAAGCTAGCTCTATCCCCTCAGATCGTTTATCGATAAAACCGACAAAAACACCCTTCTTCGGATCATAATCCCTTATTCCTACTTCGGCAAGGCTCTCTACACGGAATTCCCTGACTTTTTTGAACGTATATTCCTGAGCAGTAAGAGTGAATGAAAAAAAAGTGGTGCCTATCGCAAGTGCAGTTTTGATTAGCAGGTTTTTCATGGGTTTGTAATTGAAGTACAAGCTAATAAAATAGTTCTAAAAAGTAAACTAAAAACTGCTTTTAATATTCAGTATCAAACTCATACACAATTTCATGAACATACTTTTCTCCCGGAGCCAATGAAGTAGATGGAAAACTTGGCTTATTTGGGCTATCCGGCCACCCTTCCGGCTCTAGACATAGTGCCCAGTGTGGTTGATATGTTTTGCCATCCGCTCCAGCGAAATTCCTCACGTGGTTAGCTGTATAAAGCTGTACGCCGGGAGCCGTGGAGAAAACTGACATCACCCGCCCACTGGCAGGATGCTTAACGATGGCAATCTTCTTCAGCTCGGATGAATTAGCTCTTTTGGTGACATAATTATGATCAAATCCTTCTCCCAAGGCATCCAATTGCGTTCCAAGGTTCTTTGGTGTTTGAAAATCAAAAGCTGTCCCTGAAACTGGCTTTATCTCCCCTGTAGGAATCTGTCCTGATCCTGTTGGTGTAATAGCATCCGCAAAAATCTGCAGCTCATGATCACGCACATCCCCATTGATTCCATTCAGATTGAAATAGGAATGATTGGTCAAGTTTACTATGGTCTTTTTGTCTGTAGTAGATTCAAAACGGAGTTTCAGCTCATTGTCAGCGGTCAATTCCATGTAGAGAATAGTTTCTAGATTGCCCGGAAAGCCTTCCTCCCCATCAACACTGAGATAGGTCATTTTCACTCCAACTGCATC from Algoriphagus sp. NG3 encodes the following:
- a CDS encoding aldose epimerase family protein, which codes for MTISLSSGQTKSTVIQEAASLTIKAEKVDSWQGKDVFHYVLDNGEMQVEMTNFGGIISRIIVPDKNGKLENVVLALEEIPDYFTKNGPYLGAAVGRYANRIGGAAFTLEGETYQVTKNNGENTLHGGKEGFGVKVWEPEVYKKEDAVGVKMTYLSVDGEEGFPGNLETILYMELTADNELKLRFESTTDKKTIVNLTNHSYFNLNGINGDVRDHELQIFADAITPTGSGQIPTGEIKPVSGTAFDFQTPKNLGTQLDALGEGFDHNYVTKRANSSELKKIAIVKHPASGRVMSVFSTAPGVQLYTANHVRNFAGADGKTYQPHWALCLEPEGWPDSPNKPSFPSTSLAPGEKYVHEIVYEFDTEY